DNA sequence from the Suttonella indologenes genome:
TTGATCGAGTTTTACCGCTGCTTTATCCCAGTAAGTATCGGATTTTTCCAGCGTGATATGCGACTGCAAGACCCAGTCTTTCATTTTAAAAGGTCCGCTGGAAACGATGTTCTCCGGACGCGTCCATTCTTTGCCGTGTTTTTCCACCACCGCTTTCGGCACGGGATACGTGGAGGAATGCGTGAGCAAGCCCAAGAAATAAGGCGTCGGCGCATTCAGCGTGATTTCCACCGTGTGCGCGTCAATGGCTTTGACGCCCAATTCGCTGCTGTCTTTGATTTCCCCTTCGGTAATTTCTTTCGCGTTTTTAATCGGGTAAGCGATAAAGGAATATTTGGAACCTGTAGCAGGGTCAACGAGACGGCGCAGGGCAAATACCACATCTTCCGCGGTGAAAGGGCTGCCGTCCGTCCAATTCTGTTCCTGCAAATGGAAAGTATAGACCAAGCCGTCGGCAGAAATATCCCAAGATTTTGCCAAACCCGGCACCAATTCCCCTGCGGCATCTTCCGCCACCAAGCCTTCAAACAAATCGCGCTGAATATTCGATTCGGGCACGCCTTCGGAAATTTGCGGATCTAAAATCTGCGGCTCGCTGCCGTTACCGCGGCGAAATATCATTTCCGCACTGGCGCTGCTTGCCAAAACCGCCAAAATGGCCACGCTTAATGCTTTTTTCATCAGATACACTCCTCTATCATTATGGGAAAGACGGCGCATAAGCGCCAAGCGCAAGATTATACCAAGTCTGATACCTTTGCAAAAAACCTTGAGTGAGTATTTACCAAAATGCTTTATAGGAAGTCTTTGCTAAAGCGATATAAGCTTAATTCATGGCAAAATGTTTCAACACACAGAGCGACACATAAAGCGTCGCTCTACGTGTTGCCCTGAATTGGAAGAGGTTACACCTCTCCCACAAGATTATCCTCCCTAAAGGGAGGGTTTCAAACAGTAAGGAAATTTTGATGAATTTCTTTTCAAGAGGTAGCGGAGATACTTGTATCCGACATTGTTCGAGCTATACATTTGTCGGATTCAAGAATCCGACCTACAATAATGAGACAAAGAAAAAGGCGAGAGATTGCTCTCTCGCCCTCTACATCCTTGTAGAAAATCTCTAATCAGATTAGAAATCGTGACGCAGACCTACACGTACAGTGTAGCCATTTTTTATATTGTTAACGTTCCAGTCAATGTATTCACCTTCAACATAGGTGTAAGTACGGTTGCTGAAGTTATATTGATAGCCTAAACCATAGGTGTAAATATTGCTACTAAACTCATTAAGATCGGCTAGACCAAAACCTGCACGGAAGGTATTAGGACCAGAATAGTATTCACCAGCTAAGGCATATTTTTCACCATCAGACCATGCTAAACGTTCTGCAGCTCGTTTTTGAGATATAGCAGCGAAATCAGCAGGGGTACTAGCATCATTAGAACCCCAAGGACCACTAACACCAACTACATCATTACCTGATTTATGCTCAGCACTGATAGCGACTTTAAATTGATCATTTTTGTATTCGGCAGCAATACCAACTACATCAATGCTTGGTGAATTATCAAACGGTTGTGTTCTAGCACGAAAATTACCAGCAGCAGAAAGTAAAGTTGCTGATTTACCTTTTTGAACATCAAGAGATGAATAAGCAGCACCTACGTAGAATCCGTTTTGTGCATACCAAATACCTGCTTGATAAGCAGAGAATGATTTGTTATCAGAGAAACCAACTGCATCATGGTTGCCATCTAATACGCCTGCCAATCCGAATTGGAAGCCGTTCATATTACGCGATACATAGCTGATCACTTTAGGAATCTGTGAACCACCAGTCGCTGCACCATAGTGCGTAGTTTCGCCGTAGAAGCTATTTTGGAAGATATCGGCTTTGTTAGTTACGATTTTGTAGAGCGAATCTTGTTTACCGAAAGTTACTTCACCGAAATTACCGCGTAAGCCAAGGTAGGCATAGCGAGTCTTATCAACACCGCCATTAGGGTCAAAACCAAATTCGATTTTATAGAAAGCTTGCAAACCGTTGTTCAGATCTTCAGTACCTTTGATACCGAATTTAGCGGATGAAGTATCTAAGTTCCAACGGTTATCAGTGATACTGCTTCTAATAGAATCAGTATTGTTTTTGTTAACTTGAGTTTCAACACCCAATGAACCATAAAGAGTGGTGGTGTTTTCAGCTTGAGCTGATGCGATCATGCCTGCGGCAACGCTTAATGCAATAAGAGCTTTTTTCATGTGTTTTCTCCAATGAGATAAAAGTGTTTTCAAGGATTGCCTAATCCGAGGGCAATAGTACTGCTTTTTTTGCAGGGATGCAACAACTTTGTTGCATTTTACCAACAAAAAAATTTTTGTTGTTTTTTCACTACAGCTTAGCATGCTGTTCCGCCGCCTTCTGCTTGCGGCGAAGGCTTTTTCTCTCCCCATTTTCTTAGAAAAAGACTTTATCGATCATTTTCGCCACGATGCAGAGCAGGAAGATGCCGAAGGCTTTTTTGAGTTTGTCTGCCGGCAGGCGGTGCGAGAGTTTGACGCCGAGCGGTGCGGTCAGCATGGTGGCGACGGCGAGAAGCATGGAGAGAATGGGCAGTGTCCATATGGCGATTTCCTATGAGTTGCTTGCTGTAAAAGCGGGACATTTTAATAAAATGGGAGCTTTTTCAGGATTTTATAGTCTTTTAAGGTCAAATGAGATTATTACAAGCACTTATTGTGACAAAAATATATATCTCTATATCTCATTTTGACCTTAAGGTACTATAATGCTCTGTGTTAGGCGGGCATTTATACCTGAAGAAAATAGGCAATGAAAAACGCCGGCGGATTTTGCCATACCGATAGACAAGCTAGTCGTATCGATTAAAAGGACGAATAAAAATACATCAACAACTCAATATGTTATGGCTTGATTCATCAAATAAAGTAAGACATAATTCACCAATCAACCTTACCATTAGGAGACTCTATGGCTGTACAATTAAAGCTCACCTCTAAGGGACAAATCACCCTAAAAAAAGAATTCTTACAACATTTAGGCGCTGATGCCGGAACGGTGCTAGACGTAGAAAAACTTGCAGACGGGGCAATCAAAATTTCAGCCAAAAGACCGAAAAAAAACTCTTCTTTTGCAGAATTTGCAGGATTGTTTAGCAATCACAGCGGCAAACAATTCACCATCGAAGAATTAAACGATGCGATTGCCGATGCTTATGCAGAAGCAGGTGTGCAAGGAATTTCTAATAAATGAAAGTCGCCATTGATACCAATATTTTAGTCAGGCTATTCGTGATAGATGATGAAAAACAGCATCGGCAATCATTGGAAATTTTAGATCAGGCGGAGAACATCATCATTCCAACAACTGTCTTTTGCGAGACGATTTGGGTGTTGCGGAGACTTTACCAGCAATCGAATCACGACATCTACTATAAGTTGTCGTATTTTCTTACTCATCCGAAATTGATATATGCGCAAGCAGAAGTAGAGGCGGGTTTTGCTTTTATGCAGGAAGGCGGTGATTTTGCCGATGGTGTCAATGAATATGCCGGTAGTCAATTAGGCGCAGAAAGTTTTGCAACTTTTGACCAAAAAGCGATTAAGCTATTTAAAAAGCTAGGAAAAAATATATATAGTCATTCATGACAAATATGAACATTATATTTTTAACCTTAGCTTAGGCGTTTATGCCGGAAAGTACTCGCATGACAAATTATGTTGGACATAAATACCTAAGATACTAATTTATAAAGAGATAGGTCGGATTCTTGAATCCGACAAATTTATATTTTAAGTCATGTCGGATACAAGTATCCGACCTACCCGATTGAAAAATAATCAATTTCGTCATGAATTAGCTATATAGTCAATTCATGACAAAGGAGAACGCTTAAAGCGTTATATTCCTTATTGTTTACGCCGATGTGTAAAAGATTAAACCGCGTGGGCAACAAGTTGCCCACTCTAAAAGGATTATTTGCTTCAGCACTAGGTCGGATTCTCGAATCCGATATCTTTTTGATTTAAAACAATGTTTTTAACAAACAAAAAGTCGGATATAAATATCCGACTTTTTTAGATAAAGCGGTTCATCAGCATAAGGTTCGCTAACGTGCCTTCTGCTTTGCGGTCGCGGTTGGGATTGTATTGCCGATAATTCCATGCGCTGTCGTAGCGGTATTGCCAGCCGTTGAAATTGAGTTGGTCTTGCGACATGCCGACAAGGGTCAGAATCAGCACGCCGTCGCGCAGCAGTTGCATGCGGTAGAGATTGACTGCCGGCAGGTCGCCGAAACGCAGTTCTACGCCGTAATCGAGCACATAGTGTTGTTCGTCAAAGCGCGGTTTGAGGACAAAGCCTTTCCAGCGGATTTTTTCCGCTTCGGAGAAGCCGTTTTCTTGGTTCATCATTTGCAGGTCTTCATTGGCTTTTTGAATCAGTACTTGTTCGTTGATTTGCTGCAATGAGGGATTTTCGATGTAGCCTGTTTGGCGGTATTCCAATAGCGCGAATACGTCTTGCGCGCCGTTTTTGCGCGCCACGGCGAGGATGTTACGCCCCAGTTCTTGTCCGAATTCCGCTTGAATGAATGCGTTTTGCTCGGCGGGCTTGAGTACTGTCCAGCCTTCAGGGGCTATCAGGGTCGCTTGCTTCATAAAATGGCAGTTCTCCGTATTTTTCAGACCATAGATTAACGATGCGGCAGAAGATTTCCGCCGTGAGTTCGGTGTCGTATTTGGCGCCGTGCGCGCGGCTGCTGTCGTATTCCAATCCCGCTTGGCGGGCAATGCGTGCCAATACGGTTTGCCCGTATGCCAATGCGCCGAGGGATACGGTGTCTAGGGCGCTAAAGGGATGGAAGGGGTTGCGATCGTATTTGGTACGCTCGGCAAGGGCGTTGATAAAGCCTAGATCAAATTGGGCGTTGTGTCCGACTAGAATGCTGCGCGTGCATTGCTGGGCTTTTTGGTATTCGCGGATGGCACCGAAGAGTTTGTTTGCGACTTTGCCTTCGTCCAGAGCGGGGCGCAGGGGATGAAAGGGGTCGATGCCCGTAATTTTGAGGGATTCGGGGTCGATGTTGGCGCCTGCAAAGGGTTTGACGTGGTAATGCAGAGTGTCCACAGGCACGAGTTTGCCTTCGGCGTTAAAGTTCACAAAGACGGCGGCGACTTCTAATAGGGCGTCTTTGCTGCGGTCGAAGCCGCCTGTTTCCACATCGACGACAACGGGCAAAAAGCCGCGAAAACGCCGGTTGATTTTTCTTTCTGTCATGCGCTCCTGCGCTTTATTTCGTTTGATTGAGGGCTTGCCATGCCTGCTGGGTGTAGAGAAGCATGGAGTATAGGGTTAAGGCGGCGGCGATAATCAGCAGCACTTGTCCGATTTGCCAAATGGGCAGACCGATAAAGGGTTCGCGGAAGATTAAAAAGCCTAATGCCAGCATTTGGGCGGTGGTTTTCCATTTGCCGACTTTGCCGACGGCAACCACATCACGCATGTTCATCGATGCCATCCATTCGCGTAGGGCGGAAATCCAAATTTCGCGTGCGATGATAATGAGAGTGCAGAGCAGCAGCCATTGCTCGGGAAAGTGCGAGAGGACGATAACTAAGATGACGCAGACCATGAGTTTATCCGCCACGGGGTCGAGAAAGGCGCCGAAAGCGCTGACTTCCTTCATACGGCGCGCCAGATAGCCGTCGAAATAATCGGTCACGCAGGCAATGACATAGACCCATAAGGCCAGCCATTGTCCCCATGATTCGGGGTGGCAATAGTAAAAGAGCGCAAAGAGCGGTATTAAGGCAACGCGCAATATGGTGAGTTTGGTAGCAAGACCTGCCATGATTCATCCTTTTTCCCTTGAATGCTTTATTTCAGCCGTTTTCGTGCAAGCTGGCATAAATTTCCTGCGCCAGTGTAGCACTAATTCCTTGAACGCGCGAAATCTCTTCGCTGCTTGCCGCCAAGACGCCCTGTATGCCGCCGAAATGGCGAATCAGGGCTTGACGGCGTTTCGCGCCTACGCCGGCGATGTTTTCCAAGACCGATTGCTTGGCTTTTTTATCGCGTCCGCTGCGGTGTCCGGTGATGGCGAAGCGGTGGGCTTCGTCGCGGATTTGTACGATTAATTGCATGGCTTGGCTGTCCGGCGGCAGGTAGCGGGCTTGGCTTTCATGGGGAAACCAGAATTGTTCCAAGCCGGCTTTGCGCCCCTGCCCTTTGGCGACGCCGATAAGCTGCACGCCTTGAATACCGAGTTCGGCAAAGACTTCTATCGCTTGATTGAGTTGTCCGCGTCCGCCGTCGACAAAGAAGATATCCGGCATGATGCCTTCGCCGTTTTTCAGGCGCGTGAAGCGGCGCATGAGCATTTGTCGCATGGCGGCATAGTCGTCGCCGGGCTGAATATCTTGAATTTTATAGCGGCGATAGTCGGATTTCAGCGCGCCGCGATGGTCGAAGACAACGCAGGAAGCGATGGTATATTCGCCCTGCATATGGCTGATGTCGCCGCATTCGAGACGCTGGGGAATCGACGGCAAATGAAAGGCTTCGGCAAGGGCGCGGAAGCGGTTTTCCATCGTCATTTTGCCCGATAAACGCAGGCTAAGGCTCATTTTGGCGTTTTCCTGCGCCATTTCCAGCCAGCGGCGGCGGTCTTCACGCGGCTGGGTACTGAATTGCACTTTGCGCCCCGCTTTTTCGCTTAAATAATCCATCAGCCAATCGGCATCCGGCGGTTCATGGCTAAGGATGAGTTGCGGCGGCGGCAGGCGTTCATGATAGAACTGCCCGATAAATGCCGCCAAGACTTCCGCTTCCGGCAAAGGCTCGGGCAGTTTGGGATAGAAGGCCTGCGAGCTGACATTGTGTCCGTCGCGGTAAAACAGGGCTTGCACGCAGACTTCGCCGTAGTCGCTGACCACCGCCAAGATATCGGCATCCGCCGCGCCTGCCACCATGTGTTGGCGCTCCGTGAGTTTGCGTAATTGCATCAATTGGTCGCGCAAACGCGCCGCTTGTTCGTATTCCTGTGCATGGCTGGCGGCTTGCATGGCTTGGTCTAAGTCTTGCAGCAGGCTGTCGCTGCGTCCTTTGAGGAAATCGCGCGTAGCGGCAACGGTTTGCGCATAGTCCGCTTTGGCGATGTAGTCCACGCAGGGGGCGTAGCAGCGCTCGATTTGATATTGTAGGCAAGGACGGCTGCGGTTGGCGAAATAGCTGTCTTCGCATTGGCGCACGCGGAAGACTTTTTGCAGCAAATCCAAGGCATGGCGCACCGCCTGCACATTCGGATAAGGCCCGAAATATTCGCCCTGTTTGCGCGCGCCGCGATGCAGGGACAGACGCGGAAAAGCATGCGCCGACAGATGAATGAAGGGGTAACTTTTATCGTCGCGCAATAAGATATTGAATTTGGGACGATGCGCCTTAATCAGATTGTTTTCTAAAATCAGGGCTTCGGTTTCGCTGGCGGTGGCGGTGGTATCGATATCGACCACCGCTTTCATCAATGCTTGGGTTTTACCGGACAAGCCTTGGCTGCGGAAATAGCTCGAGAGGCGTTTGCGCAGGTTTTTGGCTTTGCCGACATATAAAACAACGCCGGCGGCATCGCGCATTTGGTACACTCCCGGGCGGGTAGTCACATGGCTTAAAAAGGTTTTGGGATCAAAACGGCGCTGTTCGCTCATCGCCATCAAAACACGCTTGCCGACTAGTCTGCGGTGGCACGCAAGAGCGCATCAACGCGCTGCGCATCTTCGGGACTGTCCACGCCTGCCGGCGGCGCCTGCGCCACATTGTCCACCGCAATGCGGAAACCCTGCTCCAAAAAGCGCAGTTGCTCGAGCTTTTCCGCCTGCTCCAAAGGGGTGGCGGCTAATTGCGGATAGGCGCGCAGGGCTTTGCCGCGATAGGCATAAATGCCAATATGGCGGCGGTAAGGAAAATCGCCGCCGTCGCGCACGCAGGGCAATAAGCTGCGCGAGAAATACAGGGCATAACCCTGCATATCGCTGACGACTTTTACCATATTGGGCGATGCCGGCGATTCATCGCTCTGAAAAGGCGTGGCAAGGGTGGCGACCGCCGCTTCGGGATGGCGGATAAGGCAATCCGCCACTTGTCTAATCAAAGTCGGCGGCAGCAGCGGTTCGTCGCCCTGCACATTAACAATCAGGGTGTCGTCATTCCAGCCTTTTTTCTGTACCACTTCGCTTAAGCGGTGCGTGCCGTTTTCATGCGCGGTACTGGTGGCAATGGCGGCAATGCCGTATTGCGCCAATACCGCACCGATGCGTTCATCATCATAAGCGACTAAAACAGGCAGACCGCTTTGGGCGGCACGGCGCGCCGTATGCACAATCATCGGCTCGCCGGCTAATAATTGCAAGGGTTTGCCCGGCAAGCGCGTGGCGGCATAGCGGGCAGGAATGACGATTTGAATATCAGTCATCTTGCGGCTCATCAGGCGCCGGTAAAGATGCCGGATTTTGCGCATGCTCGGGCAGGAGCATGGCAATGCCGTTTTCAATCGGATAGCGGCGCTGCGCCGCCTGATTGATTAAATAAGCGCCGTCGTCACTCAATTCCAAGGGATTGCCGTCAATCGGGCAGCGCAGCAGGGCAAGCAGATTATTGTCCATCATCCGCGCCCTCTTCTTCGTGTTCATTTTGCCCCTCATCGGCTGGTGCTTGACGCAGCGCTTTGATTTTGCCTGATAACGTATTGAGTAAATCGGCAAAGGCTTTTTCAAATTGCGCGATGCCTTCTTTTTCCAATTTCGCCGCGATTTTCTCCATATCGATGCCGATTTCCGCCATGCGCCGCATCAATTGCGGCGCTTCCTCTATGCGGCGCAGCAGGCTGTCGCTGGCACGTCCGTGGTCTTTAAAGGCTTGATAGGTGGCAGGCGGAATGGTATTGACGGTATTGCGCCCGATTAATAAATCGACATAGCGGGTGTCGGAATACTGCGGATTTTTCGTGCCGGTGCTTGCCCAGAGCAAACGCTGCACTTTCGCGCCTTTTTGCTGCAAGTCCAGCCAATCGTCATGGCTAATCCGCTCCAAGAAGTAGCGGTACGCCAATTGCGCATTGGCTACCGCCGCCCGTCCGCGCAGAGCGGCATGTTCTTCCGGCAGGGCTTCGTCAATCGCGCTGTCCACGCGGCTGACGAAGAAACTCGCCACCGAACGCAGGTAATCAATCGACTCACCTGCCGCCACACGCGCTTTCAAGCCGTCGATATAGGCTTCCAGCACTTGCTGATAGCGCGAGACGGAGAAGAGCAAAGTGGCATTGACATGCACGCCTGCCGCCGTCAGTTCGCGAACGGCGCGCACACCTGCTTCGGTCGCCGGCACTTTAATCATCACGTTTTCACGCGCCACTTTGGCAAACAGGGCTTTGGCTTCGGCAATGGTTTTTTCGCTGTCATGGGCAATATCGGGCGAAACTTCCAAAGATACCATGCCGTCCACGCCGCCTGTGCGCTCAAATACGGGCAACATTTGGTCGCAGGCCATTTGAATATCTTCGATTGCCAAGGCGAAGAAAGCGTCGCGCACGCCGCCGGTGTTGTTCTCCAGCCAGTGCTGCAAGGCTTGGTCATAACCTTCGCTTTCCGCCAGCGCTTTTTGGAAAATCGCCGGATTGGAGGTTACGCCGCGCAAATCGTCTTCTTCAATCAGACGTTGCAATTCGCCGTTTTTCAGCATGGCGCGGTGGATGTT
Encoded proteins:
- a CDS encoding porin — its product is MKKALIALSVAAGMIASAQAENTTTLYGSLGVETQVNKNNTDSIRSSITDNRWNLDTSSAKFGIKGTEDLNNGLQAFYKIEFGFDPNGGVDKTRYAYLGLRGNFGEVTFGKQDSLYKIVTNKADIFQNSFYGETTHYGAATGGSQIPKVISYVSRNMNGFQFGLAGVLDGNHDAVGFSDNKSFSAYQAGIWYAQNGFYVGAAYSSLDVQKGKSATLLSAAGNFRARTQPFDNSPSIDVVGIAAEYKNDQFKVAISAEHKSGNDVVGVSGPWGSNDASTPADFAAISQKRAAERLAWSDGEKYALAGEYYSGPNTFRAGFGLADLNEFSSNIYTYGLGYQYNFSNRTYTYVEGEYIDWNVNNIKNGYTVRVGLRHDF
- a CDS encoding sulfite exporter TauE/SafE family protein; the protein is MLLAVATMLTAPLGVKLSHRLPADKLKKAFGIFLLCIVAKMIDKVFF
- a CDS encoding AbrB/MazE/SpoVT family DNA-binding domain-containing protein; this encodes MAVQLKLTSKGQITLKKEFLQHLGADAGTVLDVEKLADGAIKISAKRPKKNSSFAEFAGLFSNHSGKQFTIEELNDAIADAYAEAGVQGISNK
- a CDS encoding type II toxin-antitoxin system VapC family toxin is translated as MKVAIDTNILVRLFVIDDEKQHRQSLEILDQAENIIIPTTVFCETIWVLRRLYQQSNHDIYYKLSYFLTHPKLIYAQAEVEAGFAFMQEGGDFADGVNEYAGSQLGAESFATFDQKAIKLFKKLGKNIYSHS
- a CDS encoding DUF2167 domain-containing protein; this translates as MKQATLIAPEGWTVLKPAEQNAFIQAEFGQELGRNILAVARKNGAQDVFALLEYRQTGYIENPSLQQINEQVLIQKANEDLQMMNQENGFSEAEKIRWKGFVLKPRFDEQHYVLDYGVELRFGDLPAVNLYRMQLLRDGVLILTLVGMSQDQLNFNGWQYRYDSAWNYRQYNPNRDRKAEGTLANLMLMNRFI
- the rnt gene encoding ribonuclease T, encoding MTERKINRRFRGFLPVVVDVETGGFDRSKDALLEVAAVFVNFNAEGKLVPVDTLHYHVKPFAGANIDPESLKITGIDPFHPLRPALDEGKVANKLFGAIREYQKAQQCTRSILVGHNAQFDLGFINALAERTKYDRNPFHPFSALDTVSLGALAYGQTVLARIARQAGLEYDSSRAHGAKYDTELTAEIFCRIVNLWSEKYGELPFYEASDPDSP
- the pgsA gene encoding CDP-diacylglycerol--glycerol-3-phosphate 3-phosphatidyltransferase gives rise to the protein MAGLATKLTILRVALIPLFALFYYCHPESWGQWLALWVYVIACVTDYFDGYLARRMKEVSAFGAFLDPVADKLMVCVILVIVLSHFPEQWLLLCTLIIIAREIWISALREWMASMNMRDVVAVGKVGKWKTTAQMLALGFLIFREPFIGLPIWQIGQVLLIIAAALTLYSMLLYTQQAWQALNQTK
- the uvrC gene encoding excinuclease ABC subunit UvrC; this encodes MSEQRRFDPKTFLSHVTTRPGVYQMRDAAGVVLYVGKAKNLRKRLSSYFRSQGLSGKTQALMKAVVDIDTTATASETEALILENNLIKAHRPKFNILLRDDKSYPFIHLSAHAFPRLSLHRGARKQGEYFGPYPNVQAVRHALDLLQKVFRVRQCEDSYFANRSRPCLQYQIERCYAPCVDYIAKADYAQTVAATRDFLKGRSDSLLQDLDQAMQAASHAQEYEQAARLRDQLMQLRKLTERQHMVAGAADADILAVVSDYGEVCVQALFYRDGHNVSSQAFYPKLPEPLPEAEVLAAFIGQFYHERLPPPQLILSHEPPDADWLMDYLSEKAGRKVQFSTQPREDRRRWLEMAQENAKMSLSLRLSGKMTMENRFRALAEAFHLPSIPQRLECGDISHMQGEYTIASCVVFDHRGALKSDYRRYKIQDIQPGDDYAAMRQMLMRRFTRLKNGEGIMPDIFFVDGGRGQLNQAIEVFAELGIQGVQLIGVAKGQGRKAGLEQFWFPHESQARYLPPDSQAMQLIVQIRDEAHRFAITGHRSGRDKKAKQSVLENIAGVGAKRRQALIRHFGGIQGVLAASSEEISRVQGISATLAQEIYASLHENG
- the kdsB gene encoding 3-deoxy-manno-octulosonate cytidylyltransferase, with translation MTDIQIVIPARYAATRLPGKPLQLLAGEPMIVHTARRAAQSGLPVLVAYDDERIGAVLAQYGIAAIATSTAHENGTHRLSEVVQKKGWNDDTLIVNVQGDEPLLPPTLIRQVADCLIRHPEAAVATLATPFQSDESPASPNMVKVVSDMQGYALYFSRSLLPCVRDGGDFPYRRHIGIYAYRGKALRAYPQLAATPLEQAEKLEQLRFLEQGFRIAVDNVAQAPPAGVDSPEDAQRVDALLRATAD
- a CDS encoding Trm112 family protein gives rise to the protein MDNNLLALLRCPIDGNPLELSDDGAYLINQAAQRRYPIENGIAMLLPEHAQNPASLPAPDEPQDD